The window GTAGATGATGTCAAATTTTACTTCTTTTTGGAATGGAACGCCATTGGACTTTAATTCAATTTCAAGGGCATCGCAATAAACTGCTTCACTGAATCCTTTGCCTAGCTCACTGTGAACATCCATGCACAAACCAATCAAAAAGTAGGATTCGTTTTTATAAATGATTTGGGACATTTATTTGAGAAATTGGTGAAATTCGTGTCAATATAAAGATTACTGATCACTACAGCACCAACTTCTTACTGCGAAACTCATCCTCTTCATCACTGGTGATGCCCAAAGCTTCGTAAATGTATTGGAAAGTGGACAGCAGTTCTGGTTTTCCGTCAATCAGGGCAACATCGTGTTCAAAGTGGGCACTTGGTTTGCCATCGGCAGTCAAAATGGTCCAGCCATCCCTTAATTGCTTAATACGTTTGGTCCCCATGTTGATCATGGGCTCAATGGCAACCACCATTCCGTTGACAAATTTTTTGCCTCGTCCTCTTTTGCCATAATTGGGCATTTGGGGGTCTTCATGCAGTTCACGGCCCAAACCATGACCCACCAATTCCCGGACAACACCATAGCCGTGGTCTTCGGTATATTTTTGAATAGCATAGGCCACATCGCCCACGCGGTTCCCCAATTTGAATTCCCTTATTCCCAAGTAAAGCGATTCTTTGGTG is drawn from Flagellimonas sp. MMG031 and contains these coding sequences:
- the map gene encoding type I methionyl aminopeptidase; this translates as MIKVKTAEEIELMRESALVVSRTLGMLAKEIKPGANPLKLDKMAEDFIREQGAEPGFLGMYDFPNTLNWSPNAQVVHGIPGNEPLKEGDIISVDCGALKNGFYGDHAYTFEVGEVAEETKKLLKVTKESLYLGIREFKLGNRVGDVAYAIQKYTEDHGYGVVRELVGHGLGRELHEDPQMPNYGKRGRGKKFVNGMVVAIEPMINMGTKRIKQLRDGWTILTADGKPSAHFEHDVALIDGKPELLSTFQYIYEALGITSDEEDEFRSKKLVL